tgaatgggatatacctaaaccttgctacaacacttataggcagtgtacctaatcgtagagtagtgtagtttttagtaagcccggttcgttccacatggatacagctgagtttaacgctatatttttaatcactatatttgtataaatatatatatttataatcactatatttgtgtgtgtgtatatatagtagaattattattattataaaatgggggttttaccgtttagtgaccggtttgtcgattttaaaacttaagtcacaattaaacctaatgtaaaatattaaatataaatacaacttaatttaaagcgtaaagtaaatgacgataaataaaagtgcggtaattaaaagtacgataattaaaagtgcaataaataaaatgacagtaaataaaagtacgatgagatataaaataaaggaattatgcttatttaaaagtgCAAGAAGACGGAAGCTCAGTTAGCGACTTTCCACAGCGGGGGTCATAGCACCCAGATTGACTATTTGTTACTTCGCAAAGGGGATTTTAGGACATGTAAGGACTGTAAGGTTCTGAATGAATTGACATGCTCCTCCCAACACAGATTGGTGGTCATGGATCTGGTTACCCAAAGACGAGTCACCAAGAGTGTCAGGATCATCCAACCTAAAATCCGGTGGAAGAAGCTGAGCGGAGAGAAGGCAGAGACTTTTAAAACAGCAGTTGTAGAAAGAATTGGAGCAGAAGTGGAAATAGGACCCCAGAATGATGCTGATCAGATGTGGAATCGTCTAGCATCCACCATTAGAGAATTAGCCAAGGAAGCCTTAGGTGTGGCAGTATGAACCTCGAGAGGACATAAATCGGATAGAGAATCATGGTGGCTTAACGACGAGGTTCAAAGCAAAGTCGAGATCAAACAActaaggtttagggagctcatATCTTGTCAAGAGGGGACTCCGACAAATAGACTTAGGGTTGTAGAGAGATATAAAGAAGCaaaaagagaagctaagaaggctgtAGCTCGTGCAAAAGAAAAGGCATACGAAGATTTGTACATGAAACTAGACTCCAAAGAGGGAGCAAATGATATATACAGaatagccaaagctagggagcgaaggCGCAGGGATCtagataacatcaagtttatcaaaaATGAAGATGGTCAAACCCTAGTAAAGGAAGAtgaaattaggaaaagatgggaagagtaTTTCTCATCTCTTTTCACTGGGGGAAGATCTCAGCGGTACGAAGAGTTGCCAGGCTCTGACAGAGAACAATCCCGGAACAACATAGAGTGTGAGAGGATCAACGAAGATGAAGTAAGATTGGCACTACGTAAGATGGGGAGTGATaccgcatattttatacacgttttccttagcgatatcgatcataatttggtccgttcggatacgatttggtgtttattttgataatattgagaatgttcgagtttgaagagctattTGTAGAAGAGATGCGGTTTTTGGGGCTTTTGAGGCATTTTGTTGACTGATTATTGTTATTGGTGCTCTGGGTTGGAAATGTTAAGTTAATATGGGTTAGTTTGGTTTTTAAGTTTTGATTAGTATTGAAAGAGTGCAAAATAATCGAAGGATCCAGTTTCAGTGGTCTGTCGCGGCGCGATGTTACACGTGTTTCCAGAACAGAACAAGGCTTAAAAAGGGTGAAATTTCAtgttatttgtcgcggcgcgaccgtGTGTCGGTTCAGGTGATTTTGGCAAGTTATAAAAggtccgaaaaataccctaattattcattcttccatccagacgaattggGGCAGCTTTTGGACGATTTTTGGTGATCTTTGGAGAACTTCAAGGTCatttaacacatcaatcattccggaaacaagtctcgatccgtttatccttcaagattcaatcattaattaggttaatctctttgttaaaacaatgaattcttctattactttgattgtgatttttgttctagccatgattattggctaaacttttaatgtttgtctagattgaatatttgcatgtgtttggatgatactttgtagttttattaattaatgcatgataattatgagttttgattaagaaccattcttgtgggtgttgattattgttactaggttgattagtgaatcttgtttgaacaaagggaaccctgtttcaatttagtgatctaatttccaattgatttgtcttaaccgattgggtgcttactggaccaagggggtaaactgggtaacattgattgaacaaaataggggtgaattgtgtggagcgaacgtgtaaccaattgaatcttaatcttataattagctaattactaagtcacaaacgaaaaaggtctttggtgagagggaaccctaaaccaataaatcctagtttgacgtgtttgctaaaagagaactctgggtaaaccgactctgtaattacgtgcattgataaatagaactagtgcttaataacaaatcatccaacactgcgaataggagatctaggcggacattcttctatctattgaattcaaatatctttactttttgttgagtcagcatttatttttataaacttaaaaatacaaaaatattgtcttttacttttaatcaatctttgatttggctaatcgttaaatagccaccaaaacaaactatctcgtactttcgattttcgtagattaacttattttattttattagtacaatcttaattctcacgtttaaactgtccttggaacgatttcggattaccaatttatactattacacgatcgggtacactgcccgttagtgtgtagtaatctttaaaccggcatttccaagataaattatatactagatttcacacatcaagtttttggcgccgctgccggggaacgaacccgggtcacccgcgtgacaggcgggaatacttaccactatactacaacgaccttcataccatgaatatccttatttatcttctccaaattcctaccaaagaaatccaacttagcacttatagacccaaaatcgtcatatgcaccaTGCGTTTTGGTCTTCTTAACTGAAActgaatggaatgactcatgatcttgatgccattcgtgagagtaagcagcttgcttttcaattatctcttgcgcctcttcttcggtcttatccattaacgtaccacctgctgcttgatcaatagtttgacgagttgggatatcacaacccttgtagaaaatttgtaccttctgtaaatcattcaacccgtgttgcggacatgagcgtaacaaagtagcaaaacggtcccaagcatcaaataacgtatcactgctcttttgtctgaattgtgaaatttctgcttgaagtctagcagctcgagacgcagggaaaaacttcgataaaaacttatcctccaaagtctcccaagaggtaatcgtgccctctggttgcttatctaaccatctcttggcttctccctttagagtccaagggaaaagccttgtcttgaaacgtcaagtcttttaatatcaaaactagtatgatgataattccattaacaaccaacccgagagatttcatatccccaccccacacttgagatcaagcaatgtccccattacttgagatcaaaaatacattaaaatcgaaagggtaagaaaaataaaaacttatcgaggtaaccactgatcgtggaatgacagtgacagatggcgctgaacttactgccagcataagaacatcgtccattcccgatcctcacaccaatatcatcactcaagtagttttgctgaacttaatgccagacttgaaaaattgtttcaccaacattcctaagaaaagaaaaacaca
The window above is part of the Rutidosis leptorrhynchoides isolate AG116_Rl617_1_P2 chromosome 1, CSIRO_AGI_Rlap_v1, whole genome shotgun sequence genome. Proteins encoded here:
- the LOC139867952 gene encoding uncharacterized protein; protein product: MDLVTQRRVTKSVRIIQPKIRWKKLSGEKAETFKTAVVERIGAEVEIGPQNDADQMWNRLASTIRELAKEALGVAGTPTNRLRVVERYKEAKREAKKAVARAKEKAYEDLYMKLDSKEGANDIYRIAKARERRRRDLDNIKFIKNEDGQTLVKEDEIRKRWEEYFSSLFTGGRSQRYEELPGSDREQSRNNIECERINEDEVRLALQLFVEEMRFLGLLRHFVD